Proteins co-encoded in one Microbacterium hydrocarbonoxydans genomic window:
- a CDS encoding ABC transporter ATP-binding protein: MIRFEDVEVAFGDHRAVSHLDLEIQEGEFFTLLGPSGCGKTTALRTLAGFVEPTGGRIHINGRDVTRVPSEKRGVGMVFQNYALFPSMNVRENIAFGLSVQKTSKAEQRRRVDEIADRTGLAPSQLEKNVSELSGGQQQRVAIARALALTPSILLLDEPLSNLDAKLRVQLREQLKELQHEVGVTTVYVTHDQEEALTLSDRIAVLDAGTLQQVGTPEEIYDRSATPFVCRFIGENNRLSPAQITSLGGGLDATAESYVRPEKLHLAGAGDSSTTSASLDGTIVDRTYHGSHSVYTLKAEDAALRVSVPAAASARQWNPGDAVRVDVDPRWILQYPAA, translated from the coding sequence ATGATCCGTTTCGAAGATGTCGAGGTCGCGTTCGGCGATCACCGCGCGGTCTCGCACCTCGATCTGGAGATCCAGGAGGGTGAGTTCTTCACCCTCCTGGGTCCGTCCGGATGCGGCAAGACCACCGCCCTCCGCACGCTTGCCGGGTTCGTCGAGCCGACGGGCGGACGCATTCACATCAACGGCCGCGACGTCACTCGCGTGCCCAGTGAGAAGCGCGGCGTGGGCATGGTGTTCCAGAACTACGCGCTGTTCCCGAGCATGAACGTGCGCGAGAACATCGCGTTCGGCCTCTCGGTGCAGAAGACGTCGAAGGCCGAGCAGCGCCGCCGCGTCGACGAGATCGCCGACCGCACCGGCCTCGCACCGTCGCAGCTCGAGAAGAACGTGTCGGAGCTCTCGGGCGGGCAGCAGCAGCGCGTGGCCATCGCCCGCGCCCTCGCGCTGACCCCCAGCATCCTGCTGCTCGACGAGCCGCTGTCGAACCTCGACGCCAAGCTGCGCGTGCAGCTGCGCGAGCAGCTGAAAGAGCTGCAGCACGAGGTCGGCGTGACCACGGTCTACGTCACGCACGATCAGGAAGAGGCGCTCACCCTCAGCGACCGCATCGCCGTGCTCGACGCCGGAACGCTGCAGCAGGTGGGCACTCCTGAGGAGATCTACGACCGCAGCGCGACACCGTTCGTCTGCCGCTTCATCGGCGAGAACAACCGTCTCAGCCCGGCGCAGATCACGAGCCTCGGCGGCGGGCTGGATGCCACGGCAGAGAGCTACGTGCGGCCCGAGAAGCTGCACCTCGCCGGGGCCGGCGACAGCTCGACGACATCCGCCTCACTCGACGGCACGATCGTCGATCGCACCTATCACGGCAGCCACAGCGTCTACACCCTGAAGGCGGAGGATGCTGCGTTGCGCGTCAGCGTTCCCGCTGCGGCGAGCGCCCGCCAGTGGAACCCGGGCGACGCGGTGCGCGTCGACGTGGACCCGCGCTGGATCCTGCAGTACCCGGCGGCGTGA
- a CDS encoding extracellular solute-binding protein: protein MVDIRKKRWSLLGIAAVAAVTLTGCAGGSTESDGGSSDGGSDATLIVYTNSNSDGRGEWITEKAADAGIDIEIVGLGGADLTNRIIAEKNNPVGDVVFGLNNMFFEQLKSEEAITAYEPEWSGEVPADAGDPADGAFWPLVEQAIVTVYDENTITDAPSDEEELWTDDKYAGRYEVNPALGQATPQLVLASILSRHLDEDGDLGVSDEGWEMVKSYYANGSPAVEGTDLYARITRGEIDYGVLPSSGIAARDEEYGTKTGMIVPDYGVPYVTEQIAQINGTGNEEKAHEFIDWFGSAEVQGEFAAEFNSMPVNEGAVEQANPEVVELMGTLDRQDIDFGFVSENLGAWVEKVTLEYIG from the coding sequence ATGGTCGACATCCGAAAGAAGCGCTGGTCTCTCCTGGGAATCGCTGCGGTGGCGGCCGTGACCCTGACCGGCTGCGCAGGCGGCAGCACCGAGTCCGATGGCGGCTCGAGTGACGGCGGGTCGGATGCGACCCTCATCGTCTACACGAACTCGAACAGCGACGGCCGCGGCGAGTGGATCACCGAGAAGGCCGCGGATGCCGGCATCGACATCGAGATCGTGGGCCTCGGCGGCGCCGACCTCACCAACCGCATCATCGCCGAGAAGAACAACCCCGTCGGCGACGTGGTGTTCGGCTTGAACAACATGTTCTTCGAGCAGCTGAAGTCCGAAGAGGCGATCACCGCCTACGAGCCGGAGTGGAGCGGCGAGGTTCCGGCCGACGCGGGCGACCCGGCTGACGGCGCGTTCTGGCCGCTCGTCGAGCAGGCCATCGTCACGGTCTACGACGAGAACACCATCACCGACGCCCCCTCCGACGAGGAAGAGCTGTGGACCGACGACAAGTACGCCGGCCGCTACGAGGTCAACCCGGCGCTCGGCCAGGCCACCCCGCAGCTCGTGCTCGCCAGCATCCTGTCGCGTCACCTCGACGAAGACGGTGACCTCGGCGTCAGCGACGAGGGCTGGGAGATGGTCAAGTCCTACTACGCCAACGGATCGCCCGCGGTCGAGGGCACCGACCTCTATGCCCGCATCACGCGTGGCGAGATCGACTACGGCGTGCTCCCCTCGAGCGGCATCGCCGCCCGTGACGAGGAGTACGGCACGAAGACCGGCATGATCGTGCCCGACTACGGCGTGCCGTATGTCACCGAGCAGATCGCGCAGATCAACGGCACCGGCAATGAAGAGAAGGCACACGAGTTCATCGACTGGTTCGGCAGCGCCGAGGTGCAGGGCGAGTTCGCGGCCGAGTTCAACTCGATGCCCGTCAACGAGGGTGCGGTCGAGCAGGCCAACCCCGAGGTCGTCGAGCTCATGGGCACCCTCGACCGTCAGGACATCGACTTCGGCTTCGTGAGCGAGAACCTCGGCGCCTGGGTCGAGAAGGTCACGCTCGAGTACATCGGCTGA
- a CDS encoding ABC transporter substrate-binding protein → MTASQRLPAFIAAAAASALLVTGCSAGGGESNASQPGTDGTPQSGGTVHMLQNADFSYLDPSRGFDGGVNAFYRLIYRGLTMQAAGDAEDPNKIVPDLAEKLGEASEDGLTWTYTLKDDIFFDDGTPITSEAMKFGISRSWDPQVGIGSPYLRQVIDAPADYQGPYVSGDLPTIETPDDKTIVFHLKKPFPEFDNVLAQPNAVPFPEGTGAGDEFIKDVIASGPYTLAEYTPGSSIVLERNEYWDDSTDDVRKAYPDSWEFEIGIDAATIDERMIAGQSDDQNAISGTVSAATLPRLQTPQLKDRAITADAFCTTYMSMNTTKAPFDDAKVRDAINWAIDRSALVNASGGTQLADPAYTIIPPVVSSFKDFNLWESEGDKGDTEKAQELLDEAGLSDGFEFTLDIRSQPLMQGQAEAIQQALEPLGVTVNLNVIDTSIYYETIGTPSQQHDAAITGWCPDWASSASTIIPPLFDGRNIFEKGNSNLAQINDPAINDRIDEITAMTDVDEAKTAWGDLDEQIMGLSPIAPLVFSKGIFLPGENIAGYYPSTNLTDLTIIGLKDPSKG, encoded by the coding sequence GTGACCGCATCTCAGAGGCTCCCCGCATTCATCGCCGCGGCAGCCGCATCCGCTCTGCTCGTCACCGGCTGTTCTGCCGGAGGGGGTGAATCGAACGCCTCCCAGCCCGGCACCGACGGAACGCCTCAGTCGGGCGGCACCGTGCACATGCTGCAGAACGCCGACTTCTCGTACCTCGACCCGTCGCGCGGGTTCGACGGCGGCGTCAACGCGTTCTACCGCCTCATCTACCGCGGCCTCACCATGCAGGCCGCGGGTGACGCCGAAGACCCGAACAAGATCGTCCCCGACCTGGCCGAGAAGCTCGGCGAGGCGTCGGAAGACGGCCTGACGTGGACCTACACGCTCAAGGACGACATCTTCTTCGACGACGGCACCCCCATCACCTCCGAGGCCATGAAGTTCGGCATCTCTCGCTCGTGGGACCCTCAGGTCGGCATCGGCTCGCCCTACCTGCGTCAGGTGATCGACGCTCCCGCCGACTACCAGGGCCCCTACGTCTCGGGTGACCTGCCCACGATCGAGACGCCCGACGACAAGACGATCGTCTTCCACCTGAAGAAGCCGTTCCCCGAGTTCGACAACGTGCTGGCGCAGCCCAATGCCGTGCCGTTCCCCGAGGGCACGGGCGCCGGCGACGAGTTCATCAAAGACGTGATCGCCTCGGGCCCCTACACGCTCGCCGAGTACACCCCGGGCAGCTCGATCGTGCTCGAGCGCAACGAGTACTGGGACGACTCGACGGATGACGTGCGCAAGGCCTACCCCGACAGCTGGGAGTTCGAGATCGGCATCGATGCTGCCACGATCGACGAGCGCATGATCGCCGGTCAGAGCGACGACCAGAACGCGATCTCGGGCACCGTCAGCGCGGCCACCCTGCCGCGTCTGCAGACCCCGCAGCTCAAGGATCGCGCGATCACGGCGGATGCCTTCTGCACGACCTACATGTCGATGAACACCACCAAGGCGCCGTTCGACGACGCCAAGGTGCGCGACGCGATCAACTGGGCCATCGACCGCTCGGCCCTGGTCAACGCCTCGGGCGGCACGCAGCTGGCCGATCCGGCGTACACGATCATCCCGCCGGTGGTCTCGAGCTTCAAGGACTTCAACCTGTGGGAGTCCGAGGGAGACAAGGGTGACACTGAGAAGGCTCAGGAGCTGCTCGACGAGGCAGGTCTCTCCGACGGCTTCGAGTTCACGCTCGACATCCGCTCGCAGCCGCTCATGCAGGGCCAGGCCGAGGCGATTCAGCAGGCTCTCGAGCCGCTCGGCGTCACGGTCAACCTCAACGTGATCGACACCTCGATCTACTACGAGACGATCGGCACCCCCTCGCAGCAGCACGACGCGGCCATCACCGGATGGTGCCCCGACTGGGCCTCGAGCGCCAGCACGATCATCCCGCCGCTGTTCGACGGTCGGAACATCTTCGAGAAGGGCAACTCCAACCTCGCCCAGATCAACGACCCGGCCATCAACGACCGCATCGACGAGATCACCGCGATGACCGACGTCGACGAGGCGAAGACCGCGTGGGGCGACCTCGACGAGCAGATCATGGGCCTCTCGCCCATCGCGCCGCTCGTGTTCAGCAAGGGCATCTTCCTGCCGGGTGAGAACATCGCCGGCTACTACCCGAGCACCAACCTGACGGACCTGACGATCATCGGTCTCAAGGACCCCTCGAAGGGCTGA
- a CDS encoding ABC transporter permease produces MTFSSTSLESEATPAGDSSLETTLESPPASGRRLLRAFLTDWGAMLSSAYILLIILMAIFAPLLTMLSGWGPYQFDQSAIDPNLGAIPIGPFGGISAEHWFGVEPGSGRDIFARIAYGARVSMTVALSATLLTTVIGVVMGLLAGYFGGLIDLVISRVMEFLMAFPALIFMIAILSALPADNRVFLLVVVISLFGWPYLARIVRSQTLSLKEREFVEAAKASGATSVRIIFREILPNLQSTIIVMATLAVPGYIGTEAGLSFLGVGVVPPTPSWGQMIAAATPWYAVDPMYFVIPGAFLFLLVLSFTTLGDRIRTIATSGEARS; encoded by the coding sequence ATGACCTTCAGCTCGACATCGCTCGAGTCCGAAGCCACGCCGGCGGGTGACTCCAGTCTCGAAACGACACTGGAGTCACCCCCGGCCTCTGGCCGGCGGCTACTTCGCGCGTTCCTGACCGACTGGGGAGCCATGCTCTCCAGCGCCTACATCCTGCTCATCATCCTGATGGCGATCTTCGCGCCGCTGCTGACGATGCTGAGCGGATGGGGCCCCTACCAGTTCGACCAGTCGGCCATCGACCCGAACCTCGGCGCGATCCCGATCGGACCCTTCGGCGGCATCAGCGCCGAGCACTGGTTCGGCGTCGAGCCCGGCAGCGGCCGCGACATCTTCGCCCGCATCGCCTACGGTGCCCGCGTCTCGATGACGGTCGCCCTCTCGGCGACACTGCTCACCACGGTGATCGGCGTCGTGATGGGCCTGCTCGCCGGCTACTTCGGCGGACTCATCGACCTCGTGATCTCGCGCGTCATGGAGTTCCTGATGGCGTTCCCCGCCCTCATCTTCATGATCGCGATCCTCTCGGCGCTTCCCGCCGACAACCGCGTCTTCCTGCTCGTGGTCGTGATCTCGCTGTTCGGCTGGCCCTATCTCGCCCGCATCGTGCGCTCACAGACGCTCTCGCTCAAGGAGCGCGAGTTCGTCGAGGCCGCCAAGGCATCCGGAGCGACCAGCGTGCGCATCATCTTCCGCGAGATCCTGCCCAACCTGCAGTCCACCATCATCGTCATGGCGACCCTCGCGGTGCCCGGCTACATCGGCACCGAGGCGGGACTCTCGTTCCTCGGCGTCGGCGTGGTTCCGCCGACTCCCAGCTGGGGTCAGATGATCGCCGCCGCGACCCCCTGGTACGCGGTCGACCCGATGTACTTCGTGATCCCCGGTGCGTTCCTCTTCCTCCTGGTGCTGTCGTTCACGACCCTGGGTGACCGCATCCGCACCATCGCCACCAGTGGGGAGGCCCGCTCATGA
- a CDS encoding ABC transporter permease, whose product MIRIVGSRLLGMLVVLFLVTLFTYAIFFLLSADPAVQICGKNCTPERIEQIRLNLGLDQPFWTQFWGYVGGLFTGRTFTVAGAAVDCAAPCLGYSFQTSQLVGDMIVQRLPITATIAIGAAILWLLGGVVAGVLSAVKEGKFLDRFFAGLTLGSMSIPNYVLALALQFIFVVALGWLPFPQAVKFSDDPVQWFLNFILPWIVLAVGYAAVYTRLTRANVIDTLQENFVRTARAKGLQPGLVWRRHALRPALTPIVTIFGMDVAGLLGGAVITETVFGLNGVGKLTADSITANDQPVIMAVTLLSAFFVIIGNMVVDLLYTAIDPRVRTGATA is encoded by the coding sequence ATGATCCGCATCGTCGGCTCACGTCTGCTCGGCATGCTCGTCGTGCTGTTCCTGGTGACGCTGTTCACCTATGCGATCTTCTTCCTGCTCTCGGCAGACCCCGCCGTGCAGATCTGCGGCAAGAACTGCACGCCCGAGCGCATCGAGCAGATCCGCCTCAACCTCGGCCTCGACCAGCCGTTCTGGACCCAGTTCTGGGGCTACGTCGGCGGCCTGTTCACCGGCCGCACCTTCACGGTCGCGGGTGCCGCGGTCGACTGCGCCGCCCCGTGCCTGGGCTACTCGTTCCAGACCAGCCAGCTCGTCGGCGACATGATCGTGCAGCGACTGCCCATCACCGCGACCATCGCGATCGGCGCGGCGATTCTCTGGCTGCTCGGCGGCGTGGTCGCCGGTGTGCTCAGCGCGGTCAAGGAGGGCAAGTTCCTCGATCGCTTCTTCGCGGGGCTCACTCTCGGTTCGATGTCGATCCCGAACTACGTGCTCGCGCTGGCGCTGCAGTTCATCTTCGTGGTGGCGCTCGGCTGGCTGCCGTTCCCGCAGGCCGTGAAGTTCTCGGACGATCCGGTGCAGTGGTTCCTCAACTTCATCCTCCCGTGGATCGTCTTGGCGGTCGGCTACGCGGCGGTCTACACGCGCCTCACCCGCGCCAACGTGATCGACACCCTGCAGGAGAACTTCGTGCGCACCGCGCGGGCGAAGGGTCTGCAACCCGGACTCGTCTGGCGTCGCCACGCGCTGCGCCCGGCGCTGACCCCCATCGTCACGATCTTCGGAATGGACGTCGCGGGCCTGCTCGGCGGCGCCGTGATCACCGAGACCGTGTTCGGCCTGAACGGCGTCGGCAAGCTCACCGCCGACTCGATCACCGCCAACGACCAGCCCGTCATCATGGCCGTCACCCTGCTGTCGGCGTTCTTCGTGATCATCGGCAACATGGTGGTCGACCTGCTGTACACCGCGATAGATCCGCGCGTCAGAACGGGGGCCACCGCATGA
- a CDS encoding ABC transporter ATP-binding protein yields MSGTENSTPENSTESRMPDAAPLLSVRDLTVSFRTAQGPVSVVKNLEFDVPRGGALGIVGESGSGKSMTSLAIMGLLPKGGTATGSVTFDGAELLGMPEREKRRIRGDRIAMIFQDPLSSLNPYYKVGTQIAEAYLSHRSGVSRKHARAVAIEAMERVHIRDAARRVDHYPHQFSGGMRQRIMIAMALSMEPDLIIADEPTTALDVTVQAQILDLLDEIRGETGAGLILITHDLAVVSEVTDQIVVMRAGETVERGDVEQVFSDPQADYTRRLLDAVPRIDDEIGVLRTTEITVPDHRAAPNDGRSAR; encoded by the coding sequence ATGAGCGGCACCGAGAACAGCACGCCAGAGAACAGCACGGAGAGCAGGATGCCGGATGCGGCGCCGCTGCTGTCGGTGCGAGACCTCACCGTCTCGTTCCGCACGGCCCAGGGCCCCGTCAGCGTCGTGAAGAACCTCGAGTTCGACGTGCCGAGAGGCGGCGCGCTCGGCATCGTCGGCGAATCGGGATCGGGCAAGTCGATGACGAGCCTGGCGATCATGGGCCTGCTGCCCAAGGGCGGCACGGCCACGGGTTCGGTGACGTTCGACGGCGCCGAACTGCTCGGCATGCCCGAGCGCGAGAAGCGTCGCATCCGCGGCGACCGCATCGCGATGATCTTCCAAGACCCGTTGTCGTCGCTGAACCCCTATTACAAGGTCGGCACGCAGATCGCCGAGGCGTATCTGTCGCACCGCAGCGGAGTTTCGCGCAAGCACGCTCGGGCGGTCGCGATCGAGGCGATGGAGCGGGTGCACATCCGCGACGCCGCTCGCCGGGTCGACCACTACCCGCACCAGTTCTCGGGAGGCATGCGCCAGCGCATCATGATCGCGATGGCGCTGAGCATGGAACCCGACCTGATCATCGCCGACGAGCCGACCACCGCGCTCGACGTCACGGTGCAGGCGCAGATCCTCGACCTGCTCGACGAGATCCGCGGCGAGACCGGTGCGGGCCTCATTCTCATCACCCACGACCTCGCGGTCGTGAGCGAGGTCACCGATCAGATCGTCGTGATGCGCGCGGGCGAGACCGTCGAGCGCGGCGACGTCGAGCAGGTCTTCAGCGACCCCCAGGCCGACTACACCCGCCGCCTGCTCGACGCGGTGCCGCGCATCGACGACGAGATCGGCGTGCTGCGCACGACCGAGATCACGGTGCCGGATCACAGAGCAGCCCCGAACGACGGGAGGAGCGCACGATGA
- a CDS encoding ATP-binding cassette domain-containing protein, giving the protein MNTRTPLFRGTDLVKEFATGSAGPLGKSKTFRAVDNVSLEVHRGETLAVVGESGSGKSTTARLVARLMDATSGKLEFEGADVTRAKGSELREFRGAVQVIFQDPYSSLNPKHTVERLVTAPLVYQGRKIPGGARAFTRELMERVGLDPMHSERYASQFSGGQAQRIGIARALAVRPKLVICDEAVSALDVSVQAQVINLLRDLQSDEGFGYLFIAHDLAVVRQIATRVAVMSQGAIVETGMRDEIFERPEHEYTKTLLQAVPRINPEWDRKRKKAEAARAGQNPDAAPDAVAAASSTEENR; this is encoded by the coding sequence ATGAACACCCGGACACCTCTGTTCCGCGGCACGGATCTGGTCAAGGAGTTCGCCACGGGCTCTGCCGGTCCGCTCGGAAAGTCGAAGACCTTCCGAGCCGTCGACAACGTCTCTCTCGAGGTGCACCGCGGCGAGACGCTCGCCGTGGTGGGCGAGTCGGGATCGGGCAAGTCGACCACCGCACGACTCGTCGCCCGGCTGATGGACGCCACCAGCGGAAAGCTCGAGTTCGAGGGCGCCGACGTCACCCGCGCGAAGGGCTCTGAGCTGCGCGAGTTCCGCGGCGCGGTGCAGGTGATCTTCCAAGACCCGTACTCGTCGCTGAACCCGAAGCACACGGTCGAACGCCTGGTGACGGCGCCGCTCGTGTATCAGGGGCGCAAGATCCCGGGCGGCGCGCGCGCGTTCACGCGCGAGCTCATGGAGCGGGTGGGCCTCGACCCGATGCACTCCGAGCGCTACGCCTCGCAGTTCTCGGGCGGGCAGGCGCAGCGCATCGGCATCGCCAGGGCACTGGCGGTGCGACCCAAGCTCGTCATCTGCGACGAGGCTGTCTCGGCGCTCGACGTGTCGGTGCAGGCGCAGGTCATCAACCTGCTGCGCGACCTGCAGTCCGACGAGGGCTTCGGCTACCTCTTCATCGCGCACGACCTCGCCGTGGTGCGTCAGATCGCCACTCGGGTGGCCGTGATGTCGCAGGGCGCGATCGTCGAGACCGGCATGCGCGACGAGATCTTCGAGCGGCCCGAGCACGAGTACACCAAGACGCTGCTGCAGGCGGTGCCGCGCATCAACCCCGAGTGGGACCGCAAGCGCAAGAAGGCCGAGGCCGCGCGAGCGGGGCAGAACCCGGATGCCGCGCCGGATGCTGTCGCTGCCGCGTCGAGCACGGAGGAGAACCGATGA
- a CDS encoding alpha/beta fold hydrolase: MTAETTRTPTAQYMLPGIRVREYRTTVPLDWNTPDGETIELFVRELVDPASDTAERPLLTYLQGGPGGANPRPLGRDGWIDEALRDYRVVLVDQRGTGRSTPVDAEIVAERGDAGGEFLACFRADSIVRDLEHVRASLYDGRRWATLAQSFGGWITMTYLSFAPEGLTASYVCGGVPGMPPRASEVYRRTFDRVEAKTAEFYRRYPDDEAAVARIADRLAAGDVRLPDGDALTVRRWQSLGIDFGMKPGFERLHWLVEKAFIQNDRLSPAFLHDVMTLSSSAGNPLFWTLQESIYGDEQSGPTAWAAQAEREQRAQFDEARRPLLFTGEMAFPWMFDEVRLLRGFRTAVDQLAAKTDWSPLYDRAALQSNEVPVAAVVYFDDMYVDAGLQLETLKGVGNSQYWVTNEYEHDGIGSGRTLTRLRELVRDRGGERA; the protein is encoded by the coding sequence ATGACCGCCGAGACGACCCGCACGCCGACCGCGCAGTACATGCTGCCCGGCATCCGCGTGCGTGAGTACCGCACCACGGTGCCGCTCGACTGGAACACGCCCGACGGCGAGACCATCGAACTGTTCGTGCGCGAGCTGGTCGACCCGGCATCCGACACCGCCGAGCGCCCGCTGCTGACCTACCTGCAGGGCGGTCCGGGCGGTGCGAACCCACGCCCGCTCGGCCGAGACGGCTGGATCGACGAGGCGCTGCGCGACTACCGCGTGGTGCTCGTCGACCAGCGCGGCACCGGCCGCAGCACGCCCGTGGATGCCGAGATCGTCGCCGAGCGCGGCGATGCGGGAGGGGAGTTCCTCGCGTGCTTCCGCGCCGACTCGATCGTGCGCGACCTCGAGCACGTGCGCGCCTCTCTCTATGACGGCCGCCGCTGGGCCACTCTCGCGCAGAGCTTCGGCGGCTGGATCACCATGACGTATCTGTCGTTCGCGCCCGAGGGTCTGACGGCGAGCTACGTGTGCGGCGGCGTGCCCGGCATGCCGCCCCGCGCGAGCGAGGTGTACCGCCGCACGTTCGATCGCGTCGAGGCCAAGACGGCCGAGTTCTACCGCCGCTATCCCGACGACGAGGCCGCGGTCGCGCGCATCGCCGACCGGCTGGCAGCGGGTGACGTGCGCCTGCCCGACGGAGACGCGCTGACGGTGCGCCGCTGGCAGTCGCTCGGCATCGACTTCGGCATGAAGCCCGGTTTCGAGCGCCTGCACTGGCTCGTCGAGAAGGCCTTCATCCAGAACGATCGGCTCTCGCCGGCGTTCCTGCACGATGTGATGACCCTGTCGTCGAGCGCCGGCAACCCGCTGTTCTGGACCCTGCAGGAATCGATCTACGGCGACGAGCAGAGCGGCCCGACCGCGTGGGCGGCACAGGCCGAGCGCGAGCAGCGTGCGCAGTTCGACGAGGCCCGCCGGCCGCTGCTGTTCACCGGCGAGATGGCGTTCCCCTGGATGTTCGACGAGGTGCGACTGCTGCGCGGCTTCCGCACCGCGGTCGACCAGCTCGCCGCGAAAACCGACTGGTCGCCGCTCTACGACCGCGCAGCTCTGCAGAGCAACGAGGTGCCGGTGGCCGCGGTCGTCTACTTCGACGACATGTACGTCGACGCCGGTCTGCAGCTCGAGACGCTGAAGGGCGTCGGCAACTCGCAGTACTGGGTGACCAACGAATACGAACACGACGGGATCGGGTCAGGCCGCACACTGACGCGCCTGAGAGAACTCGTCAGAGACCGCGGAGGAGAGCGCGCATGA
- a CDS encoding aminopeptidase P family protein: MSDTTTGARPPYAGTRYPRLAQIPAFRDFIAQGWDDVPTRPDLPAGTAQAAAAHRERLSAAMPGQTLVLSSGIAPVRNDDSSYGFRADSSFVWATGCQTEDATLVMWARPGGHDAVLYMPAPFRPGDDGFFSNALHGELWVGPSAGLAEWADELQVAVEPIEALPARAADLRGALAARSAAALAAAHDLEISADLERTLSRLRMIKDEWEIGQLRLAIDATVSGFAAVAAEIPRAISDGLGERWLQGTFDRHARTHGNGPGYSTIVGSGSHAPILHWVRCDGPIHPDQALLLDMGVEARSLYTADVTRTVPAEGTFSAAQREVHDLVEKAHRAGLAQIRPGTAYLDFHFASMQVVAQGLHDWGLLPVSVDEALSPEGQQHRRYLACGIGHHLGLDVHDCSQAHYEDYMGADLEPGVVMTVEPGLYFHAHDLTLPPELRGIGVRLEDDILVTPTGSEVLSDALPIDAAGIEEWTRRQWAATQSEAR; this comes from the coding sequence ATGAGCGACACGACCACCGGGGCACGCCCGCCCTATGCAGGAACCCGCTACCCCAGGCTGGCGCAGATCCCCGCCTTCCGCGACTTCATCGCGCAGGGCTGGGACGACGTGCCCACCCGCCCCGACCTGCCGGCCGGCACCGCGCAGGCCGCCGCCGCGCACCGCGAGCGACTGAGCGCAGCGATGCCCGGTCAGACGCTGGTGCTGAGCTCGGGCATCGCCCCGGTGCGCAACGACGACTCGTCGTACGGGTTCCGCGCCGACAGCAGCTTCGTGTGGGCGACCGGATGCCAGACCGAAGATGCCACGCTCGTGATGTGGGCGCGCCCCGGCGGCCACGACGCCGTGCTCTACATGCCGGCTCCCTTCCGTCCCGGTGACGACGGCTTCTTCAGCAACGCGCTGCACGGCGAACTGTGGGTCGGTCCCTCGGCCGGCCTCGCGGAATGGGCCGACGAGCTGCAGGTCGCAGTCGAGCCGATCGAGGCCTTGCCCGCCCGTGCCGCCGATCTGCGCGGTGCGCTCGCCGCCCGTTCGGCCGCCGCGCTCGCCGCGGCGCACGACCTCGAGATCTCTGCCGACCTCGAGCGCACGCTGTCGCGCCTGCGCATGATCAAGGACGAGTGGGAGATCGGTCAGCTGCGGCTGGCGATCGACGCGACCGTCTCGGGCTTCGCCGCCGTGGCCGCCGAGATCCCGCGCGCCATCTCCGACGGCCTGGGCGAGCGCTGGCTGCAGGGCACGTTCGATCGCCATGCCCGCACGCACGGCAACGGACCCGGGTACTCGACGATCGTCGGCTCGGGCTCGCACGCGCCGATCCTGCACTGGGTGCGTTGCGACGGCCCGATCCACCCCGACCAGGCGCTGCTGCTCGACATGGGCGTCGAAGCGCGCTCGCTCTACACCGCCGACGTCACGCGCACGGTGCCCGCCGAGGGCACGTTCAGCGCGGCGCAGCGCGAGGTGCACGACCTGGTCGAGAAGGCGCACCGCGCGGGGCTCGCGCAGATCCGCCCCGGCACCGCCTACCTCGACTTCCACTTCGCGTCGATGCAGGTCGTCGCGCAGGGGCTGCACGACTGGGGGCTGTTGCCGGTGTCGGTCGACGAGGCGCTGTCGCCCGAGGGGCAGCAGCACCGCCGGTACCTGGCATGCGGCATCGGACACCACCTCGGCCTCGACGTGCACGACTGCAGTCAGGCGCACTACGAGGACTACATGGGTGCCGACCTCGAGCCGGGCGTCGTGATGACGGTCGAGCCGGGCCTCTACTTCCACGCCCACGACCTCACCCTGCCGCCCGAGCTGCGCGGCATCGGCGTGCGACTCGAAGACGACATCCTCGTCACCCCCACCGGCTCCGAGGTGCTCTCCGACGCGCTCCCCATCGACGCCGCGGGCATCGAGGAGTGGACCCGGCGGCAGTGGGCAGCGACACAGAGTGAGGCACGATGA